A genomic window from Plasmodium reichenowi strain SY57 chromosome 6, whole genome shotgun sequence includes:
- a CDS encoding uroporphyrinogen III decarboxylase, putative translates to MLKYLVTPLLICILTIKILCFINLKRLRLNIIKTETILNMNEVGEIYSRPENLKYEKFGRPQNDLILNVIENKNEEKKFKKIPLWIMRQAGRYLPEYVEIRKKYDFFEICKSADLSSYVSIMPYNRFKTDMIVIFSDILIIFVAMGIDIKFVENLGPVFNLEIYNINDFNKLNLNMKEIIDNLYYVYDSINLTKKKINNDVPILGFCGSPFTLFMYLTKNNKKTYEDSFKFIYEKPNDAHEIINKLSDICLNHLINQIDSGANIIQIFDSNAELVDKNIFNQFSIKYLKKVIQIIKKYRPNIYIILFIKNNFHDDIKNLKIDVLSITHKQLIDNTDQFYFNLFQNNIILQGALDPYILLLNDHQLIQKHIIQMVKNITHKNKYIANLGHGILPTTNIKNVNLFIDTIRNHEWS, encoded by the exons ATGCTTAAATATTTGGTAACACCActtttaatatgtatactcacaattaaaattttatgttttataaatttaaaaagacTTCGATTGAATATCATAAAAACAGAAACAATTCTGAATATGAATGAGGTTGGTGAAATATATTCTAGGCCCGAAAATTTGAAATATgaaa AATTCGGAAGACCTCAAAATGATTTAATCTTAAATGTTATAGAAAACAAAAACgaagaaaagaaatttaAGAAGATTCCCTTGTGGATTATGAGACAAGCTGGGAGATATTTACCAGAATATGTTGAGATTcgtaaaaaatatgatttttttgaaatatgTAAAAGCGCAGATTTATCATCCTATGTATCTATTATGCCATATAATAGATTCAAGACAGATATGATAGTAATATTTTCAGACATcttaataatttttgtaGCCATGGGGatagatataaaatttGTAGAGAACTTAGGTCCTGTTTTTAATTTggaaatttataatataaatgattttAATAAGCTAAATTTGAATATGAAAGAAATTATagataatttatattatgtatatgattctataaatttaacgaagaaaaaaataaataatgacGTTCCTATATTAGGTTTTTGTGGCTCCCcatttacattatttatgtatttaacaaaaaataataaaaaaacatatgAAGATAgttttaaatttatttatgaaaaaCCAAACGATGCCCatgaaattataaataaattgaGTGACATATGCCTCaatcatttaataaatcaaatTGATAGTGGAGCAAACATTATTCAAATTTTTGATAGTAATGCTGAATTAgtagataaaaatatttttaaccAATTTAGTATTAAATATCTTAAGAAAGTTATAcaaatcataaaaaaatatagaccaaacatatatattatattatttataaaaaataatttccATGATGATATCAAGAATCTAAAAATAGATGTATTATCTATAACACATAAACAATTAATAGATAACACAGACCAATTctattttaatttatttcaaAACAATATTATTCTACAAGGAGCACTAGATCCATATATActattattaaatgatcatcaattaatacaaaaacatattatacaaatggtgaaaaatataactcataaaaataaatatatagcAAATCTAGGACATGGAATACTTCCTACCACAAATATCAAAAACGTAAACCTTTTTATTGATACCATACGTAACCATGAATGGTCATAA